A genomic segment from Amycolatopsis camponoti encodes:
- a CDS encoding methyltransferase domain-containing protein: protein MTDTTTAEIQDYYRGKAAEAAEAKSCCAPDPTRFGPGAYGDIGPDEASDAALLASIGCGNPTAVAELRDGETVLDLGSGAGLDLILSARRVGPDGQVFGLDFLEEMLAVARQNIEDAEVDNVILLKGTIEQIPLPAATVDVIISNCVINLSLDKPAVFAEMARVLAPGGRLGITDVVAEDHLTPADRAERGGVSQCIAGALSQAEYLALLAEVGLTDAEVVFTQDAADGMHSAIIRARKPGADDCGPGSGCC from the coding sequence ATGACCGACACCACCACCGCCGAGATCCAGGACTACTACCGAGGGAAGGCCGCCGAGGCCGCGGAAGCGAAGAGCTGCTGCGCGCCGGACCCGACGCGCTTCGGGCCCGGCGCCTACGGCGACATCGGCCCCGACGAAGCCTCCGACGCCGCGCTGCTGGCCAGCATCGGCTGCGGCAACCCGACCGCCGTGGCGGAGCTGCGCGACGGCGAGACCGTCCTGGACCTCGGCTCCGGCGCCGGGCTGGACCTCATCCTGTCCGCACGCCGCGTCGGCCCGGACGGGCAGGTCTTCGGCCTGGACTTCCTCGAGGAGATGCTCGCCGTCGCCCGGCAGAACATCGAAGACGCCGAGGTCGACAACGTCATCCTGCTCAAGGGCACGATCGAGCAGATCCCGCTCCCCGCCGCCACCGTCGACGTCATCATCTCCAACTGCGTGATCAACCTGTCACTGGACAAGCCCGCGGTGTTCGCCGAAATGGCGCGCGTGCTCGCCCCCGGCGGCCGGCTCGGGATCACCGACGTCGTCGCCGAGGACCACCTCACGCCCGCCGACCGCGCCGAGCGCGGCGGCGTCAGCCAGTGCATCGCCGGCGCACTGTCCCAGGCCGAGTACCTCGCGCTGCTGGCCGAGGTCGGGCTGACCGATGCCGAGGTCGTGTTCACGCAGGACGCCGCCGACGGCATGCACTCGGCCATCATCCGCGCCCGCAAGCCGGGTGCCGACGACTGCGGACCCGGCAGCGGCTGCTGCTGA
- a CDS encoding ArsR/SmtB family transcription factor: protein MSEPKLERETAESYARWFHALSDANRVMIVHFLAQQSDPVPVGAIVDHLGISQPTVSHHLKILSQVRFVTRRRAGTSILYAINHSCEVGLPTAANVVLGLLATRDGNDPLPLERTS, encoded by the coding sequence GTGAGCGAGCCCAAGCTGGAGCGGGAGACCGCCGAGTCCTACGCCCGCTGGTTCCACGCGCTGTCGGACGCGAACCGGGTCATGATCGTGCACTTCCTGGCCCAGCAAAGTGACCCGGTTCCCGTCGGCGCGATCGTGGACCACCTCGGCATCTCCCAGCCCACGGTCTCGCACCACCTGAAGATCCTGTCCCAGGTCCGGTTCGTCACCCGCCGCCGAGCCGGGACCAGCATCCTCTACGCGATCAACCACAGCTGCGAAGTCGGCTTGCCCACCGCCGCCAACGTCGTCCTCGGCCTGCTGGCCACCCGCGACGGGAACGATCCGCTTCCGCTGGAAAGGACGTCGTGA
- a CDS encoding inorganic phosphate transporter: MSFTAIVVFVLVAALAAVNGSNDVPKGVATLAGAGVTKYKTAIIWGTITTLLGCVFSLGLASKMTALFSKGIITGATTDAFAVAVLAGAAFWVGLATILRLPVSTTHALIGGMVGAGLLMSTGGVSWSAVGSKLVTPLLVSIVVAYAITLILAVVTGAATKRRSAATPPVLSSGSGDVAVQTAPVVTPEKTSARIMTAAHWFTSGATGFARGLNDTPKIVAIGAFALVPAGMQPWHIMILVTAAMAAGSLLGGMRVAEKLGEGVVKMNHREGFLANLTTAALVGVGAGAGLPMSTTHVSTGAIAGSAGPNLSRISGGTIRNFLIAWLVTPPVAGVVAALVFILAR, from the coding sequence ATGTCTTTCACCGCGATAGTCGTGTTCGTCCTCGTCGCCGCGCTGGCGGCGGTCAACGGCAGCAACGATGTCCCCAAGGGCGTCGCCACCCTGGCCGGGGCCGGAGTCACCAAGTACAAGACGGCGATCATCTGGGGCACGATCACCACGCTGCTCGGCTGCGTCTTCTCGCTCGGCCTCGCCTCGAAGATGACCGCCCTGTTCTCCAAGGGCATCATCACCGGCGCCACGACCGACGCGTTCGCTGTCGCCGTGCTCGCCGGCGCCGCGTTCTGGGTCGGCCTGGCCACCATCCTGCGGCTGCCCGTTTCGACGACCCACGCCCTCATCGGCGGCATGGTCGGCGCCGGCCTGCTGATGAGCACCGGTGGCGTGTCGTGGAGTGCCGTCGGCAGCAAGCTCGTCACGCCGTTGCTGGTCAGCATCGTCGTCGCCTACGCCATCACGCTGATCCTCGCCGTCGTGACCGGCGCCGCGACCAAGCGCCGGTCCGCCGCCACCCCGCCGGTCCTGTCCTCCGGCAGCGGGGACGTCGCCGTGCAGACGGCGCCCGTGGTGACGCCGGAGAAGACCTCCGCTCGGATCATGACCGCGGCGCACTGGTTCACCAGCGGCGCCACCGGCTTCGCCCGCGGCCTCAACGACACCCCGAAGATCGTCGCCATCGGCGCGTTCGCCCTGGTCCCGGCCGGAATGCAGCCGTGGCACATCATGATCCTGGTGACCGCCGCGATGGCCGCCGGCTCGCTGCTGGGCGGCATGCGGGTCGCGGAGAAGCTCGGCGAAGGCGTGGTCAAGATGAACCACCGCGAAGGCTTCCTGGCCAACCTCACCACCGCCGCCCTCGTCGGAGTCGGTGCCGGGGCCGGGCTGCCGATGTCGACCACACACGTGTCGACCGGGGCGATCGCCGGGTCCGCCGGCCCGAACCTCAGCCGGATCTCCGGCGGGACGATTCGGAATTTCCTGATCGCCTGGCTGGTCACCCCGCCCGTCGCGGGGGTCGTCGCGGCGCTGGTGTTCATCTTGGCTCGCTAG